In one window of Duganella dendranthematis DNA:
- a CDS encoding DUF5710 domain-containing protein: protein MMFLKVPFAEKEEAKALGARWNSERKSWYVPDGKDTGAFERWLPPGGADFVPAVAKPSLKSRPVMTDSYAGKPVIGRFYIELQHDCDPFVACPVCAPKLASSGWQAHYDDVAKMLKPLRPA from the coding sequence ATGATGTTTTTAAAAGTGCCGTTCGCGGAAAAAGAAGAAGCCAAAGCGCTCGGCGCGCGCTGGAACAGCGAGCGCAAGTCCTGGTACGTGCCAGATGGCAAAGACACCGGCGCCTTCGAGCGCTGGCTGCCGCCCGGCGGCGCCGATTTTGTGCCGGCGGTGGCCAAGCCGTCGCTCAAGTCGCGTCCGGTGATGACGGATTCGTACGCGGGCAAACCGGTCATCGGCCGTTTCTACATCGAGTTGCAGCATGACTGCGATCCGTTTGTGGCATGCCCGGTGTGCGCACCCAAGTTGGCCAGTTCAGGCTGGCAGGCGCATTACGACGATGTTGCAAAGATGCTAAAACCTTTGCGCCCGGCATGA
- a CDS encoding S41 family peptidase, with protein sequence MIPFSRVVVLAALSLAGVVQAVEFDDGSRAKLIEEYAKKLQDKYVFPAKGKLLADSLRSHLKHGDYAGLEEKALAEQVQKDLDAVVPDQHNGLVYVEFDALEEPPPPPPKPAVPVARPGPDNFGLAKFEMKGKVAYLQVSRFGPVDSFATEALAKVMSQAADSQAMIVDLRDGQGGMPPMVTLLSSYFFDDRPVHLLDELDRSGKVTDSFITTAKLTGPRYGSQRPLYILVDEETASAAEAFAYGLQKQKRALIVGHKTSGGAHKQFGEPVSHHLIAFVAIGRSVDPITQSNWERTGVQPDIEVSAAQALDVALAQIAKAPGAQ encoded by the coding sequence ATGATTCCGTTTTCTCGCGTCGTGGTGCTGGCTGCTTTGAGCTTGGCCGGAGTGGTGCAGGCGGTGGAATTTGACGATGGCTCGCGTGCCAAGCTGATTGAAGAATACGCAAAGAAGCTGCAAGATAAGTACGTTTTCCCTGCCAAAGGCAAGCTGTTGGCCGATAGTCTGCGAAGCCATCTGAAGCATGGCGACTATGCCGGGCTGGAGGAGAAAGCCCTGGCGGAACAGGTGCAGAAGGATCTGGATGCCGTCGTGCCGGATCAGCACAACGGGCTGGTGTATGTTGAGTTTGATGCGCTGGAGGAGCCGCCACCGCCGCCACCCAAGCCGGCCGTGCCGGTAGCGCGTCCGGGACCGGACAATTTTGGTCTGGCCAAATTCGAGATGAAGGGCAAGGTGGCGTATCTGCAAGTTAGCCGCTTCGGGCCTGTGGATTCATTTGCCACCGAGGCTCTGGCCAAGGTGATGTCGCAGGCGGCCGATAGCCAGGCCATGATCGTTGACTTGCGCGATGGACAGGGTGGCATGCCGCCAATGGTGACGCTGCTGTCCAGCTATTTCTTTGATGACCGTCCTGTGCATTTGCTGGACGAGTTGGACCGCAGTGGCAAAGTCACCGATTCATTTATCACCACCGCCAAGCTGACCGGGCCACGCTACGGCAGCCAGCGCCCGTTGTATATTCTGGTTGACGAAGAAACCGCATCGGCGGCGGAAGCTTTTGCTTACGGTTTGCAGAAGCAGAAGCGGGCGTTGATTGTCGGCCACAAGACTTCTGGCGGTGCGCACAAGCAGTTTGGCGAACCGGTGTCGCATCACCTGATTGCCTTCGTGGCGATTGGCCGCAGTGTCGATCCGATTACCCAGTCCAATTGGGAACGCACCGGCGTGCAGCCGGACATCGAAGTGTCCGCCGCGCAGGCGCTGGACGTCGCCTTGGCGCAAATAGCAAAAGCTCCCGGCGCTCAGTAA
- a CDS encoding type II toxin-antitoxin system Phd/YefM family antitoxin, with translation MLTVNLNEAKTHLARLVEQAAQGEPFVITKARKPLVKVTALHPPKIDQTHRLGSLYLMTRITSCCSVLPAYGKLRSKAASDAAIFLSIRAG, from the coding sequence ATGCTTACCGTCAATCTCAATGAAGCAAAAACCCATCTTGCAAGACTTGTTGAGCAAGCTGCCCAAGGAGAGCCGTTTGTGATCACAAAGGCGAGGAAACCTCTTGTAAAGGTAACTGCACTCCACCCGCCAAAAATTGATCAAACTCACCGTCTCGGTTCACTTTACTTGATGACGCGAATAACGAGCTGTTGTTCAGTGCTGCCAGCCTATGGGAAATTACGATCAAAAGCGGCCTCGGACGCAGCGATTTTCTTGTCGATCCGCGCCGGCTGA
- a CDS encoding DUF2726 domain-containing protein, protein MPQDNYLWFDMNSTALLIAVIIGILIAVSLMPKKRSKLKPLSQLKVQPRRPLTAREQQMFFRLTETLTDCTVFAQVPLAALLTTTDHQDRNRYDRKIADFLICTKTLTPIAVIELDDATHDNKIAKDADRDAMLRNAGYQTIRYRNYPSPDQLRQDIENAFKKVAGLTPQIAQKI, encoded by the coding sequence TTGCCGCAAGACAATTATTTATGGTTCGACATGAACAGCACAGCTCTACTGATCGCCGTCATCATCGGGATACTGATTGCAGTTTCGCTGATGCCGAAAAAGCGCAGCAAACTCAAGCCGCTTAGCCAGCTGAAGGTGCAGCCACGCAGGCCGTTGACCGCGCGCGAACAGCAAATGTTCTTCCGGCTAACGGAAACCCTCACCGACTGCACCGTGTTTGCTCAAGTCCCGCTAGCCGCCCTGCTGACCACCACAGACCATCAAGACCGCAACCGCTACGACCGCAAAATCGCCGACTTCCTGATCTGCACCAAAACCCTCACGCCCATCGCCGTCATCGAACTGGACGACGCTACTCATGACAACAAGATTGCGAAAGACGCTGACCGCGACGCCATGCTGAGAAACGCCGGTTACCAGACCATCCGTTACCGCAACTATCCATCACCGGATCAGCTACGCCAGGATATTGAGAACGCATTCAAGAAAGTTGCGGGGCTGACGCCGCAGATAGCGCAGAAAATCTAA
- a CDS encoding Gfo/Idh/MocA family protein has translation MIDLNRRGLVLAAGSAITVSAVGLPVLAATPERKLGYAIVGLGGYGLGIIIPQFKNCQHSKLVALVSGDPVKAKRVAAEYGVPERSIYNYQNFDSIKDNPDIDVVYVCLPVSMHAEYTIRAAQAGKHVMCEKPMAVSSKECEAMIAACKKAGKKLMIGYRCHFEANNLEARRRARAGEIGKLRYFRSEHGFTAGNPNSWRLKKAMSGGGSLMDIGIYALNAARYMTAEEPIAVYAKETTDRHDPRFREVEDMIEFELEFPSGVIASCMSMYSANQNHILLMGDKGRIDMEPGTRYDGNKLWVGQDRSNLITPAPGPGATQWSGQLDHLSLCVLNNKEPIVPGEEGLRDIRIVEAIYRSAREQKRIALI, from the coding sequence ATGATTGATTTGAATAGACGCGGCCTTGTGTTGGCTGCTGGTAGCGCTATCACCGTATCGGCGGTGGGTTTGCCGGTGTTGGCGGCAACGCCGGAGCGGAAGCTGGGTTATGCGATTGTCGGGCTGGGCGGCTACGGGCTGGGGATTATTATTCCGCAGTTTAAGAACTGCCAGCACAGCAAGCTGGTGGCGCTGGTCAGTGGCGACCCGGTCAAGGCCAAGCGTGTCGCGGCCGAGTACGGCGTGCCGGAACGCAGCATCTACAATTACCAGAACTTCGACAGCATCAAGGACAATCCGGATATCGACGTGGTCTACGTCTGCCTGCCGGTCTCGATGCACGCCGAGTACACCATCCGCGCCGCGCAAGCCGGCAAGCATGTGATGTGCGAGAAGCCGATGGCGGTGTCGTCCAAAGAGTGCGAAGCGATGATCGCCGCCTGCAAAAAGGCCGGCAAGAAATTGATGATCGGCTACCGCTGCCACTTCGAGGCCAACAATCTGGAAGCGCGCCGCCGCGCCCGTGCCGGTGAGATCGGCAAGCTGCGCTACTTCCGCTCCGAACACGGCTTCACCGCCGGCAATCCCAACTCCTGGCGCCTGAAGAAAGCCATGTCCGGCGGCGGTTCGCTGATGGACATCGGCATCTACGCGCTCAACGCCGCGCGCTATATGACGGCCGAGGAACCGATCGCCGTCTACGCCAAGGAAACCACCGACCGCCACGATCCGCGCTTCCGCGAGGTGGAGGATATGATCGAGTTCGAGCTGGAGTTCCCGTCCGGCGTCATCGCGTCCTGCATGTCGATGTACAGCGCCAACCAGAACCACATTTTGCTGATGGGCGACAAGGGCCGCATCGATATGGAGCCGGGGACGCGCTATGACGGCAACAAGCTGTGGGTGGGCCAAGACCGCAGCAACCTGATCACGCCAGCGCCGGGGCCGGGCGCGACGCAATGGTCCGGCCAGCTGGACCATCTGTCGCTGTGCGTGCTCAATAACAAGGAGCCGATCGTGCCGGGCGAGGAAGGCTTGCGCGATATCCGTATCGTGGAAGCGATCTACCGCTCGGCGCGCGAGCAGAAGCGGATCGCGCTTATTTAG
- a CDS encoding histone methylation protein DOT1-like protein translates to MNSTTLQPTFRTENRPAEPVPRCRQPADIFESLFQSIQGGEVHARPTLELTPGSPFLPFLEIGYALRACLEKPSRHDYLIERLRPHLSVMIGTLPASILPMGMLPKLAPLPSFRPLEAISDEEVRDWLILEGGLIYGEMQRFELENYFDAIKPFLSPGGVMVDLGSGLGKVVMTAALTLPFTRCVGIELMNYRHRLAQERLIKLLTLTRKGLESLPRPLTLDTPLLLPSGLPASGSHLLELGSRIAFVESDMFKFDVRGASLVFLYSTCFGPLMDAISNKLARELQEGALVTTTTYPIKHPAFRLLQSHAPGTLSWTSVMIYQRVGPPMIEPASEVRYLHQPDVAAWEARVRTELAD, encoded by the coding sequence ATGAATAGCACGACTCTGCAGCCCACCTTCCGTACTGAAAACCGGCCGGCCGAGCCGGTTCCTCGCTGTCGCCAGCCGGCTGATATTTTCGAATCCTTGTTCCAGAGTATCCAGGGTGGCGAGGTCCACGCGCGTCCCACGCTGGAGTTGACGCCCGGTTCGCCATTCCTGCCGTTCCTGGAAATCGGCTACGCGCTGCGCGCCTGCCTGGAAAAGCCGAGCCGTCACGATTATCTGATCGAGCGCCTGCGGCCGCACCTGAGCGTGATGATTGGCACGCTGCCGGCCAGCATCCTGCCGATGGGCATGCTGCCCAAGCTGGCGCCGCTGCCCAGTTTTCGCCCGCTGGAAGCCATTTCCGACGAGGAGGTGCGTGACTGGCTGATTCTCGAAGGTGGCCTGATCTACGGCGAAATGCAGCGCTTCGAGCTGGAAAACTACTTCGACGCCATCAAACCGTTTTTGTCGCCGGGCGGCGTGATGGTCGACCTCGGCAGTGGCCTGGGCAAGGTGGTGATGACGGCGGCGCTGACGTTGCCCTTCACGCGCTGCGTTGGCATCGAGCTGATGAATTACCGGCATCGGCTGGCGCAGGAGCGGCTGATCAAGCTGCTGACGCTGACCCGCAAGGGGCTGGAATCCCTGCCGCGACCGCTGACGCTCGATACGCCGCTGCTCTTGCCGTCCGGCCTGCCGGCCAGCGGCAGCCATTTGCTGGAATTGGGTTCGCGCATCGCTTTTGTCGAGAGCGATATGTTCAAGTTCGATGTGCGCGGCGCCAGTCTGGTGTTTTTGTACAGCACCTGCTTCGGTCCGCTGATGGACGCGATCAGCAACAAATTGGCGCGTGAATTGCAGGAAGGTGCGCTGGTCACTACCACCACCTATCCGATCAAGCACCCGGCGTTCCGGCTGCTGCAATCGCATGCGCCGGGCACGCTATCGTGGACCAGCGTGATGATTTACCAGCGCGTCGGCCCGCCGATGATTGAGCCAGCGTCGGAAGTGCGCTATCTGCACCAGCCGGACGTGGCGGCATGGGAAGCCCGTGTGCGTACCGAGTTGGCCGATTAA